The following proteins come from a genomic window of Dongia rigui:
- a CDS encoding pirin family protein encodes MTQRQTQRIITGTEASDGDGVKMKRLFPVQGIVQVDPFLLFDEFGSDDPGAYIGGFPDHPHRGFETVTYMLAGRMRHFDSRGNSGLLTAGGAQWMTAGRGLIHSEMPEQSDGLMRGFQIWINLPAAEKMVPPRYQDYAPEEIAEATLESGVTLKVVAGTASGITGPVNGVSRQPLLVDATIPAGVTWRQGVDAGATVLAHVFEGSAEIGSKSLGQTQMAVMGPGDEIEVTAGKDGTRVLVLAAQPIGEPVVRYGPFVMNTRAEIEEAFADYQAGRLA; translated from the coding sequence ATGACCCAGCGGCAGACGCAGCGCATCATCACCGGCACCGAAGCCTCGGACGGCGACGGTGTCAAAATGAAGCGCCTCTTTCCGGTGCAGGGCATCGTTCAGGTCGACCCCTTCCTGCTGTTCGATGAATTCGGCTCGGATGATCCCGGCGCCTATATCGGCGGCTTTCCCGACCATCCGCATCGCGGCTTCGAAACCGTCACCTATATGCTGGCCGGGCGCATGCGCCATTTCGACAGCCGCGGCAATAGCGGCCTGCTGACGGCCGGTGGCGCGCAGTGGATGACGGCGGGGCGCGGCCTAATTCATTCCGAAATGCCGGAACAGAGCGACGGACTGATGCGCGGCTTTCAGATCTGGATCAACCTGCCGGCTGCCGAAAAGATGGTGCCGCCGCGCTATCAGGACTACGCGCCGGAGGAAATCGCCGAAGCCACGCTGGAAAGTGGCGTGACACTGAAGGTCGTGGCGGGGACGGCGAGCGGCATCACCGGTCCCGTCAACGGCGTCTCGCGCCAGCCGCTGCTGGTCGATGCAACGATCCCGGCGGGTGTCACCTGGCGCCAAGGTGTCGATGCCGGTGCGACGGTCCTCGCTCACGTCTTCGAAGGCTCGGCCGAGATCGGCAGCAAGTCGCTGGGACAGACGCAGATGGCGGTGATGGGTCCGGGCGACGAGATCGAGGTGACGGCGGGCAAAGATGGCACGCGCGTGCTGGTCCTGGCCGCCCAGCCGATCGGCGAGCCGGTGGTGCGCTACGGCCCCTTCGTCATGAATACCCGCGCCGAGATCGAAGAGGCCTTTGCCGATTATCAGGCCGGCCGCCTCGCCTGA